In the genome of Deinococcus yavapaiensis KR-236, one region contains:
- the holA gene encoding DNA polymerase III subunit delta, producing the protein MILAFGGHRYLVEEAARRSLTERRLNMRDVTRLGGEDVTAEKLAPLLAPSLFGDSVVIVDFDGVKVGKDVLELVRSAQGALVVILDPSAPVTRQKVYREAGEFVSTPAPEKVGDVAGWAAQRARERKLKLERDAALYLAEVFGSDLASIDSELEKLSFVDGKLDRALVSRVVGKEAPGDSFAMLGAATSGKPAEALAQLRRLLASGEDPFKLMGAVVWQYSLVARCVAVLQDEPSANEHIVSTRLGVKPYPAKKAMEVARRVDERKSRAQLSRIVQADLAMKSGGDPATTLERLLVSLSL; encoded by the coding sequence TTGATTCTCGCGTTCGGCGGGCATCGTTACCTCGTGGAGGAAGCCGCTCGGCGCTCGCTCACCGAGCGCCGATTGAACATGCGTGACGTGACGCGACTCGGCGGCGAGGACGTCACGGCCGAGAAGCTCGCGCCCTTGCTCGCGCCGAGCTTGTTCGGGGACTCGGTCGTGATCGTGGATTTCGACGGCGTGAAGGTCGGCAAGGACGTGCTGGAGCTCGTCAGGAGCGCGCAGGGCGCCCTCGTGGTGATCCTCGATCCGTCCGCGCCCGTCACGCGACAGAAGGTGTACAGGGAGGCGGGCGAGTTCGTTTCGACGCCCGCGCCCGAGAAGGTCGGGGACGTGGCAGGCTGGGCGGCTCAGCGCGCGCGCGAACGCAAGTTGAAGTTGGAGCGCGACGCCGCCTTGTACCTCGCCGAGGTGTTCGGCTCGGATCTCGCGTCGATCGACTCGGAGTTGGAAAAGCTCTCGTTCGTGGACGGCAAGCTCGACCGCGCGCTCGTGTCGCGTGTCGTCGGGAAGGAAGCGCCGGGCGACAGCTTCGCGATGCTGGGCGCAGCGACGAGCGGCAAGCCCGCCGAGGCGTTGGCTCAACTGCGGCGACTTCTCGCGAGCGGCGAGGACCCGTTCAAGCTGATGGGCGCGGTCGTGTGGCAGTACAGCCTCGTCGCTCGCTGCGTGGCGGTCTTGCAAGACGAGCCGAGCGCCAACGAGCATATCGTGAGCACGCGGCTCGGCGTGAAGCCGTACCCGGCGAAGAAGGCGATGGAGGTCGCGCGGCGCGTAGACGAGCGCAAGTCGCGCGCCCAGTTGAGCCGCATCGTGCAAGCGGACCTCGCCATGAAAAGTGGAGGCGATCCCGCGACGACCTTGGAACGCTTGCTCGTCAGCCTCAGTCTTTGA